The Naumannella cuiyingiana DNA window CGAGCGTGCAGATCGGCCGGCACCTCGCTGGACTGGTCGCCGGGCGGGCGTGAGCTCTAGCCGACCAGCCCCGCCTGGTAGGCAATGATCACCATCTGGGCCCGGTCGCGCGCGCCGAGCTTGATCATGGCCCGGCTGACATGCGTGCGGGCCGTCGCCTTGCTGATCACGAGCCGTTCGGCGATCTCGTCGTTGTTGCAGCCCTCGCCGATCAGTCCGAGCACCTCCCGCTCGCGATCGGTCAGTTCGGCGAGCTGAGGACTCCGCGCGACCGGCGCGCTCGGCCGGCCCGCGAAGGTGGCGATCACCCGGCGGGTCACCGACGGCGAGAGCAGCGACTCGCCCGCGGCGACCGTGCGTACCGCGCGCAGCAGTTCCTCGGGATCGTCGTCCTTGATGCAGAATCCCGCGGCCCCGGCCTGCAGGGCGGCGAAGACGTACTCGTCCAGCTCGAAGGTGGTCAGGATGATCACCCGGGTGGTGGCCAGCGCGGGGTCGGCCGTGATCTCGCGGAGCGCGGCGAGACCGTCCATCCCGGGCATCCGGATGTCCATCAAGATCACATCCGGGCGTACCCGGCGGACGACTTCCAGTGCCGCGCGGCCGTCCCCGGCCTCGCCGGCGAGTGCCAGGTCGTCCTCGCTGTCGATCAGTACCCGCAGGCCCATCCGGATCAGCGGCTGATCATCGACCACCACGATCTGGATCATGGGGCCTCCCCGATCGGCAGCCGCGCGGAGACCACCCAGCCGCCGCGCTCGCCGCGGCGCGCCGCGAACGTCCCGCCGGCGCCCTCGGCGCGCTCGCGCATCCCGTGCAGGCCGCCGCCCGGCGTCGGTTCGGCGGCCAACGGCGGCCCGTCATCGGCCACCTCGACAAGCAGTTCGTCGCCGGTACGCCGCAGCAGCACCGCCGCCCCGGCCCGGTCGGTGTGCCGGACCACATTGGTCAGCGACTCCTGCACGATCCGGAAGGCGGCCAGTTCGATGCTGGCAGGCAGCGGACCGAGTGGGTCCGGCCACCGCTCGACGGTCACCTCGCGGCCGGCGGCCCGCAGCGCGGCGGCCAGCTCGTCCACCCGGTCCAGGCCGGGCGGCGGCGCGGTCGGCCCACGGCCGGGGTCGTCGCGGAAGGCGGCGATCGTCTGCCGGAGCTCGGTCAGCGCGCTGGTGCTGGATCCGCGGATGGCGCGCAGCGCCGCGGCCGCCTCGTCGGGCCGGCGCTCCAGCACTCGCAGCGCGACGCCCGCCTGCAGCGAGATCACCGACAGGCTGTGCCCGACGATGTCGTGCACCTCGCGGGCGACTCGCAGCCGCTCGCCGAGGGCCGCCTGGCGAAGCTCCTCGCGGCGCTCGCGGTCGTGCGCATCGCGTCGCGCTCGCCGGAGCAGCGCCAGCATCGTCGCGCTGGCGAGCACGGCGGCGGTGATCAACAACACCCCGTACGGACCGGGCTCGGTGAGCCCGACCGCCGCCTCCTGCCACCAGCCGGCGACCGCCAGCGGCAGCACCAGCACCCCGATCGGCAGCCAACGCAGCAACGGCTCGCGCCCCGCGACGGCGTACCCGCACAGCGCCAGCGGGATCAAGGTCACCGGGAACGGGGCGCCGGCGGCGACATAGCCGATCGCGCCGACCAGCGCACCGGCGAACGCGGCACGCGGGTACGCCCGGCGCAGCGCCACGGCCAGCAGGATCACCACCGCAGCGATCAACGCGGGCCAGGGCACCCCGGGCGGCGGTTGACCCATGCCCTCGGCCCAGCGCGGCCAGTCGTGGCCAGCCTCGTTGCCTGTGGGACCCGGCCCGTGGCGCCGCCCGGGCGCGAGCTGTCCGGACCAGTGGGCGACCTGGGCGGCGGCGCCGAGGATCCAGCCGATGACCAGCGCGAGCGCGACATCGACGAGGACGGCCCGGTTCTCGCGCGGGCCGGCCGGGGCGGGCATGGCCGCTGGGTCGCTCTGCACGTCGCCGAGCCTATTTCGCCACGCCGGGCCGCGCGTCGGAGCAGGGGCGTAGCCGCGGCTACGTCACCGGACGTAGCGCAGGTGTCGTCGCCGGGCTGACGATTCCTCGCCCGCGCCGCGCGACGCTTCTGGCATGCGACACACACCGCACGGTTTCGACGGCCTGGGTCACTTTCCCGGCCCGCCCATCTTTCCCATCGTTGGAGGACTCATGTTCTGTCTGCTGCTGATCGCCGCCGCGCTGGTGATCTTCTTCCTGGCCCGCAACGGCAAGCTCGGGGCGCCGCCCTGGGCCGCCCGCCCGGAGGCCGATGCCCGCACCATCCTCGCCGAGCGGTTCGCCCGCGGCGACATCTCGTCCGACGAGTTCCTGGAGCGCGCCAGCGTGCTCAACTGGAATCCTGGCGCCGACGACGGCCGTCGCCGGGGCGGCGCGAATCGCTGACCGAGCACGGCGCCGGGTCGGTGTTTCGATCATGGACCCGGCGTCAGCCCGGTCGGCTCGCTATCGTTCCGGGCATGGCTGAGCCGGGGATCGAGCGGCGCGGATTGCGCGATGCGGTGCACGAGCGTCTGCTGACGATGCTGCTGGAGACCCGGTTGGCGCCCGGTATGCGACTGAGCATCGACGGCCTGGCGCGAGACCTCGACGTCTCGCAGACACCGGTCCGCGAGGCCCTCGTGCTGCTGGAGCGGACGGGGCTCGTCGAGCGCGTCGCGCTGAAGGGCTATCGCGTCGCGGAGCAACTGACCCGCGCCCAGATGGACGAACTGCTGGAGATGCGCGAGCTGCTGGAGGTGGCCGCGGCTGAGCGGGCCGCGCGCGGAGCCGTCGATCTCGCCCCAGCCCTGCGCGAGGTCCACGAGCAGCACGCGGCGCTGCTCGCCGAACCGGTCGCGGATGATCATTCCGGTCATCGCAAGATCTTCGAGGCCGATTGGGCATTCCACCGGGTGATTCTCGATCATGCGGCCAACCGGTTCCTCTCCCAGATGGCCGACGATCTGGGTGCCCACGTACACCGGATGCGGCAGACGATCATCACCGAGCACTACGACCTCGCCGAGGCGCTTGCCGAGCACGCCGCGATCCTGGCGGCATTCGAGGCCGGTGGCGATGGCGCCGCCGACGCGATGCGTGCACACATGGAAGGGGTACGCCGGCGGGCGCGGCGGGAGAGCGACTGAGTCGGCGGATCGGGATCACGGCCTCTTGACAATCACAGATCCTATAGGAAATATGCTCGGTGTATTCCGACGAAGGGACCAACGCGATGCCGAAGACGCCACCGTGGCCACTGGCCGCCTGCTCGCTCGGGCTCGCGACCGTCGACGGGCACGGCCGCCCGGTCGCCGATGCGGGCCCCGACTTCTGGCTCGCCGAGCTGGCCAAGGTCCGCGGTCTCGGCTTCGACCACCTCGAACTCGGCGACATCTGGTTGCCGATCGGCGACCTCGACCCCGCTGCGGTCACGGCGCTCGGCCAAGCGGTCAAGGAGGCTCATCTCGACGCCTGCGCGGTGCACATCCAGCGTCGCAGCGTCATCGATCCCGAGAGCTCGGCCGACAATCTCGCCTACCACCACCGCGCGATCGACGCGGCGGCCGCGCTCGGGGTGCCGATCTACTCCACCGGCCTGCACCGCCCGCTGACCCCCGCGCAGCAGCGCGCCCTGTGGTTCTGGACCGCTCCGGGACCGGTGGACCCGACCGACCCGCAGACCCGGGCGCTCGCCGTGCGGCGGCTGCGCGAGCTGGCCGATCACTGCGTCGAGCTGGGGATGAAACTCGCGCTCGAGCTGTACGAGGACACCCTGCTCGGCACCGCCGAGGACGCGGTACGCCTGATCGAGGATCTGGACCACGACGGGATCGGCCTGAATCCCGATGTCGGCAACCTGATCCGGCTGCACCGGCCGGTGGAGGACTGGCGGGAGGCCTACCGGCGTACCCTGCCGCACGCCGTCTACTGGCACGCCAAGAACTACCAGCGCGACGAGGCCGGTGACGGCTCGTGGGCCACCTCGATGCCCAGCACCCTGCGCGACGGCCTGATCAACTACCGCGACGTGATCGCGATGGCCGACGCGGCCGGCTACCGAGGGCCGATCGCCTGCGAACACTACGGCGGCGACAGCCTCGGCGTCGCGGCCGCCAATCGCGAATACCTGGCATCCCTGATCGCCACGTTGCCCACGACCCGGGAGGACGCATGACCACCACCAAGCCGCGCATCGCGCTGATCCTCGGCGACCCCGCCGGCGTCGGCCCCGAACTGGTCGCCAAGGCGCTCGCCGACGAGCGGGTCCGGGGCGCCGCCGACCATCTGCTGGTCTCCGACGAGGCCGAGCTTGCCCAGGCCCAGGCCGACGCCGGGGTCGAGTTCCCGTGGTCGCGTTCACCGCAGCCCGGGGTCCCACTGCTCATCGACAACGGCGCGTCCCGTCCCGAGCAGGGGTTTCCCCGGGCGCAGGCGAGCCGGGAGGGTGGCGAGTGGGTGCTCGCCAACTTCCGTCGTGCCTTCGAGCTCGTCCGGGAGGGTCTCGCGGATGCCGTGGTCTTCGCGCCGCTGAACAAGACCTCGCTGCACCTGGCCGAGATGCCCGGCCGCGACGAGATGGACTGGTTCGAGACCGTTCTCGACGACGGCACGCGCGCGACCGAGCTGAACATCCTGCCCGAGCTGACCACCGCCCGGGTCACCTCGCACATCCCGCTCTCGAAGGTGGCCGCCGCGATCACCGAGCAGTTGATCATCGAGCGGGCCACGCTGCTGCGTGACGTCCTGGTCGCGGACGGCACCGCGGACCCGCGGATCGGCGTGTGCGCCCTGAACCCGCACGCCGGCGACAACGGCAACTACGGCAGCGAGGAGGGCGACCTGATCGCGCCCGCCGTCGCCGCGCTGCGAGAGGCCGGAATCCGCGTCGAAGGGCCCATCCCGAGCGACACCATCTTCATCCGGGCCCTGCAGCACCGCGAGTTCGACGGGGTCCTGACCATGTATCACGATCAGGGCCAGATCGCGATGAAGCTGACCGGCTTCGACCGCGGTGTGACCATGGCCGGCGGGCTCAGCGTCCCGGTCTGCACCCCCGCGCACGGCACGGCGTTCAACATCGTTGGTCGCGGCGAGGCGAACCCCGGCGCCTACCTGCGGGCCCTCGAGGTCGCCCGCGCGGTTGCCAGCCGCCCCCGCGCCGCCGCCCGCACCTGACCCACACCTCCGCAGAAGCCTCAGGGAGACAACGATGTCCACCATCGCACGACGTCTGGCGGTCGCGGCCGCGGCAGCGCTGACGACCATCGCGCTGGCCGCCTGCAGCGGCAGCGCCGGCGGCGCCACCGGCCGCTTCATACCCGGTGGACCGGTGACCATGCTCGTCCCCTTCGGCGCGGGCGGCGGCAGCGACGCGTCCGGCCGCGCGATCGCCTCCGGACTGGAGGAGATCACCGGCTCGACGATCACCGTCGAGAATCGCGAGGGCGGCTCCGGCGCGGTCGGATACTCCTATTTCCTCGGCAAGCGCGGCAACGGCAACGTCCTGCTACCCGCGGAGACCGCGCTGCTGGCGCTGCCGCTGACCCAGGACGTGCAGTTCGACTACACCAAGTTCACACCGATCATGAAGCTCGGCGATGACTACACCCTTCTCGTCGTCCCCGCCGATGCGCCGTACCAGACCTGTCCGGACGTGATCGATGCGGTACGCCAGCGGGACATGTTCGCCGGTGTCTCGGGCGCGACCAGCCACGACGAGGTGATCTTCCGGCTGATCGAACAGGACCAGGGTGTCACGTTCGACCGGGTGCCGTTCGAGTCCGGCGGCGAGCTGATCGCGGCGCTGCTCGGCGGCCAGATCCAGATCGCCAATCTCAGCCCCAGCGAGGTGATCGGACAACTCGAGTCCGGTGACCTGAAGGCGCTCTGCGCGACCTCGGAGGAGCGCTACACCGACGACCGGCTGAAGGACGTGCCGACCGCGAAGGAGCAGGGCATCGACGTGGCATTCGCCCAGTTCCGCAGCGTGATCGCGCCGGGCGGCATCTCCGAGGAGGCCCGCACCTACTGGATCGACGCGGCACGCAAGTACGAACAGACCCCGGGCTACCGGGCCTACATCGACGAGAACCTGATGCAGCCGAATGTCTCCTATGGCGACGACTTCCGCGCCTTCCTCGACGATTCCAACGCCACGCTGAGCGAGGTGTTGGCCCGATGAACGCGATCCAGCACCGCGCCCGCGGCGCGGTGACCGCACTGCTGGTGATCATCGGCGGGTACGCAGTGATCGCCGGGCTCGGTTACGGCCTGACCGACGACGAGGGGCGCGTGGGTCCCGGCCTGCTGCCAGCGCTCGCCGGCGCCCTGGTGGCCGTGCTCGCCGTCGCCGACTTCGTCGTCACGAGCCGCGCCGGCGCCGCGGCCGGCGACGGCGTACCCGACATCGACTCCGAAGGGCGCAGCCAAGCCCGACGCAACCGCCAGCTCGCCGCGGTCGTCGGACTGCTCTTCGGCACGGTGATCGTCGGCTACTTCATCGGTTTCATGATCGCCTTCACGCTGTTCATCTTCGCGGTGCTGCTGCTCGTCGAGCGGCGTCGCTGGTGGCAGGCAGCGCTGGTCGCCGTCGTGGTGATGGCCGCCGTCTGGGCGGTCTTCGAGAAGTTCCTCGGGGTGCCGTTCCCGACCGGAATCTTGTGGGGGAGCTGAGATGCTCGACAATCTGATGTTGGGCCTGTCGACGGCACTGACGCCGCAGAATCTGCTCTGGTGCGTGATCGGTGTCTTGTTGGGCACCGTGATCGGCCTGCTGCCGGGACTCGGCTCCTCGACCGGCGTCGCCGTGTTGTTGCCGCTCACCTTCGCGCTCGACCCGGTGACCGCACTGATCATGCTCGCCGGCATCTACTACGGTGCCCAGTACGGCGGCACGATCACCTCGGTGTTGATCTCCACCCCGGGCGAGGCATCCAGTGTGGTGACGACGATCGACGGGTACCAGATGGCCCGCCAGGGCCGCGCCGGCCCGGCACTGGCGATCGCCGCGATCGGCAGCTTCTTCGCCGCCATCGTCTCGCTGCTCGCCCTGCTCACCGTCGCGCCGGCGCTGGCCAAGGCCGCGCTGAACTTCGGGCCCGTTGAGAATCTCGCGATCATGCTGCTCGGTCTGGTGATCGTCGTGACCTTCCAGGGCGGAGCGTTCCTGCGCGGCGCGGCGATGGCGATCCTCGGCGTGCTGATCTCCACGGTGGGCGTCGCCTCCGGATTCAGTACCGCCCGCTTCACCTTCGGCTCGGTCGATCTGCTCGGCGGCATCCCGTTCGTGGAGGTGATGATCGGCCTCTTCGCCGTCGGCGAGGTGCTCCGGCAACTGCGGATCGGCGCGGCCGAACCGATCCGCGCGCGCTTCCGCGACATGATGATCTCCCGCAAGGACCTGCTCTCCTCGGGCCCGGCCATCGCGCGCGGAACGGGAATCGGCTTCGCGCTCGGTACGCTGCCCGGCGCCGGATCCACTCTCGCCTCCTTCATGGCCTACGGGTTGGAGTCCAAGATCAACCCGAATCGCCGGCAGTTCGGCAAGGGGGCGATCCAGGGCGTCGCGGCCCCCGAGTCGGCGAACAATGCCGCCGCGAATGCGAACTTCATCCCGACGCTGGCGCTCGGCATCCCCGGCGGCGCCACGACCGCGGTGCTGTTGGGCGCCTTCACCATCTACGGTCTGCAGCCGGGACCGCTGCTCTTCGAGCAGCAGCCCGATCTGGTTTGGGGCCTGCTGGTGTCGTTCTTCATCGGCAACCTGGTCCTGTTGGTGCTGAACCTGCCGCTCGCGCCGGTCTTCGCCCAGATGCTGCGGATTCCCTACCGCTACCTGTATCCCATCATCCTGATCACCTCGCTCGTCGGCGCCTACTCGATCAGCAACAACATCTTCAGCGTCTGGATCGTGCTGGTCTTCGGCCTGATCGGCCTGGTGATGAAGGAGCTCGACCTGCCCATCGCGCCGCTCGTGCTGGGCCTGGTGCTCGGGCCGTTGCTGGAGCGCGCGATGGTGCAGACCTCGGCGCTCGGGCAGGGTAACTTCGGGATCGTGCTGGGCTCGCCGATCGCGACGGGGGTCCTCGTCGTCGCGGCACTGCTCGCGCTGCTGCCGGCGCTGCGGCACCTGCTGCCGCGGCGCGGCACCCGGGCACCGGCCGAGGACCCCGAACGCGACAAGGTGGGACAACCGTGAGTCAACTGCTGAACGATCCGGCGGACTTCGCCGCGCAGGCCGTTGCCGGCTTCGCCGACGCGCACCCGCACCTGGTGCGCCCGGTGCCGGGCGGCGTGGTCCGCTGTGGTGCCACGCCGCCCGGCCAGGTCGCCGTGATCACCGGCGGCGGCAGCGGCCACTATCCGGCCTTCGCCGGGTGGGTCGGCCCCGGCCTGGCCCACGGTGCGGTCTGCGGCAACATCTTCGCCTCACCGTCTGCCGAAGAGGTCGCCGACGTGGTCCGTGCCGCCGACTCCGGCGCCGGCGCCCTGCTCTGCTTCGGCAACTACGCCGGCGATGTGTTGAACTTCGGCCTGGCCGGCGAGCTGCTGCGCGCGGAGGGCAGCGACACGGCGATCGTCGCCGTCACCGACGACATCGCCTCGGCGCCACCCGCGGAGGAGGCACGCCGCCGCGGGATCGCGGGCGACCTGGCCGTGATCAAGATCGCCGCTGCGGCGGCGGCAGCCGGTGCCGATCTCGATGGCGTCGCCGCTGCCGCCCGCGCGGCGAATGCGCGTACCTTCACGATCGGTGCCGCCTTCTCCGGGTGCACCCTGCCGGGCGCCGCCGAACCGCTCTTCACCGTTGCCGACGGCACGGTCGCGCTCGGGCTCGGCATCCACGGCGAACCCGGGTTGGAGGAGCTGCCCACGCCGAGCGCCGACGAGCTGGTCGCGCTGATGTGGGACCGACTCGCCGCCGAGCGGCCCGCCGACGCCGACGGCCGCGTGGTGATCATGGTCAACGGGCTCGGTGCCACGACGCACGAGGAACTGTTCGTCGCGGCGCGCGCGCTCGGCTCGCCGCTGGCCGCGGCCGGCCTCACCGTGCGCGACCTGGTGGTGGGTGAGCAGTGCACCTCCCTCGACATGAGCGGGTTCTCGATCACCGTGCTCTGGCTGGACGACGAGCTCGAGGCCGGTTGGTTCGCCCCCTGCACCAGTGCCGCGTTCACCCGTTCCGGCGAATCCCATCCCGACCACGGGCCCTCCGCCCGTCCGGTCCCGACCCGCCCCGCCATCGAGCGCGGCGGGCAGGAGTCGCGGGCCCTGGCCGCGCGGCTGCTGGACGCGCTGCGCGACGCCGAGCGCGCGCTCGCCGACGCCGAATCCCGGCTGGGCGAGCTCGACGCCGTCGCGGGCGACGGGGACCACGGCATCGGGATGCGGCGCGGCGTCCGGGCCGCCCTCACGGCCGCCGAGGACGCCGCGGACGCCGGGGCCGGCGCGCAAACGCTGGCGCGGCTCGCTGCCGCCGGCTGGGCCAGGGAGGCCGGCGGGACGTCGGGCGCGCTCTGGGGCGCGATGCTCGGCGCCGCCGCGGCGCGGCTCGACGACGAGGCCGGCGCGGATCCCGGGGCGCTCGACGCCGCGGTCGCGGCCGCGGCCGACGCGCTCGGGCGGATCGGTGGTGCGCGACCCGGCGACAAGACCATGCTCGACGCCGTGGTCCCCTTCGCCGAGGCCTTCGCCGCAGCCACGGGTACGCCACGCGGGCGCTGGAACGCCGCCGCGGACGCGGCCCGGGACGCGGCAGCCGCCACCTCCGATCTGGTCGCCCGGCGCGGGCGATCGCGTACCCACGGCGAACGCTCGGTCGGCACCCCCGACCCCGGCGCCGTCTCCTTCGCCCTGGTGGTGGCGACACTGGCGCCGCACCTGCCGGGCGAGCCGACCAGCAGCGACGACAGCGAGGAGCAACAGTGAAGATCATCATCGGAGCCGACGATGCCGGCGTACGCTACCGCGACCGGCTGGCCGAGGACCTGCGCGCGGATGATCGGGTGGACGAGGTCGTCGTGCTCGGGCCGCAGGATGGCCGGGCCGAGGACTACCCGGGCGTCGCCGCGCAGGCCGCGACCATGATCAGCGATGGCGAGGCCGACCGCGCCATCCTGGTCTGCGGAACCGGTCTGGGGATGGCCATCGCCGCGAACAAGATCAAGGGCATCCGGGCAGCGACCGCACATGACTCCTTCTCCGTGGAGCGATCAGTGCTGTCCAATGACGCGCAGGTGCTCGCCATGGGCGAGCGCGTGATCGGCCTCGAACTGGCCCGGCGTCTGGCCAAGGAGTGGCTCGGCTACACCTTCGACCCGACGTCGCGTTCGGCGCCGAAGGTCGAGGCGATCAAGAAGCTGGAGGACTGAGCGGCCCGTGTCCGGACCCACGCGCCGCTGGGTCGGCACCTCGTGGAAGATGACCAAGTCCCGCGCGGAGGCCGAGGCTTGGGCCCGCCGGGTCGGCCCGGTCGAGCCGCCGGTCGGGGTGGTCCCCTTCGTGATGCCGGGCTTCACGATGCTCGACCTGGTTCGCGACGCCCTGGGGACCGGTACCGCGGTACGCCTCGGCGCCCAGAACGGGCACTGGGCCGATGCCGGTCCGTGGACCGGTGAGGTCGCGATGCCCATGCTTGTCGAGGCGGGCGTGTCGATGGTCGAGATCGGCCACGCCGAGCGCCGGGCATGGTTCGGCGAGACCGATCACACGGTGGCGTTGAAGGTGACGAGTGCGCAGCGGCACGGCCTGATCCCGGTGATCTGCGTGGGCGAGCCCGCCGAGGTGCGCGCGGCGGGCCGGTCGACCGATTTCGTCATCGACCAGATCGCCGCGGCCCTCGCCGATGCGCCCACACCGGCCGAGGCGGTGATCGCCTATGAGCCGGTGTGGGCCATCGGTGCCGAGGGCCGGAGGCCGGAACCGGGCGAGCTGGTCGACGTGTTCGATGCCGTGGCACGCCGGTGGCCGGTCGGCGAGGCGATCGCCGGCGTGCTCTACGGAGGCTCGGTCGACGTCGACAATGCCGCAGAACTCCTCGGCGTACCCGGCTGCGACGGACTGTTCGTCGGTCGAGGCGCGGCGCGTGCCGAGGACTTCGAACGGCTTGTCGAGATCGCCGGCCGGGCCTAGCGATCGAGGTCGGCGACCGCCTCGTCGATCAGGTCGGCGATCTCGCTCGGGTGGGAGGCGAGGGAGGCGTGGCTGGCGTCCAGCTCGATCGTCTTCCGCGGGCCCATCCGCTCGGCCATCCGGCGTTCGTTGTCCGGGTTGATCATGCGGTCGGCGGTCGAGACCTGGTACCAGCTCGGCTTGTACTTCCAGGCCGGATCGGTGATCGGGTCGCCGAAGGTCGAGGCCAACGGCGCCTTCTGCGTCACGGCCATCACGAGCTGCTGGTCGGCGGGCAGGTCCTGGGCAAAGCTCTCCCCGAACTTGTCGGCCTTCACCCACAGGTAGCCGTCGGAATCCGGCTCAAGATTGGGGAAGGCCTCCGGCGGTGCCTGCTCGCTGATCGCGCCCGGGCTCTCGCCGGCATCCGGCGCGAAGGCCGCCACATAGACCAGCCCGACGACATTGTCCTCATTGCCGGCCTCGGTGATCACTGCGCCGCCGTAGGAGTGTCCGACGAGCAGCACCGGGCCGTCCACCTGCTTGATCATCTTGCGGGTACGCTCCGCGTCGTCGGCCAGCGACGTGAGTGGATTCTCCACCGCCTTGATC harbors:
- a CDS encoding alpha/beta hydrolase — its product is MAKPTVILVHGFWGGAAHWAGVITELDKRGYDSIKAVENPLTSLADDAERTRKMIKQVDGPVLLVGHSYGGAVITEAGNEDNVVGLVYVAAFAPDAGESPGAISEQAPPEAFPNLEPDSDGYLWVKADKFGESFAQDLPADQQLVMAVTQKAPLASTFGDPITDPAWKYKPSWYQVSTADRMINPDNERRMAERMGPRKTIELDASHASLASHPSEIADLIDEAVADLDR